A stretch of Cytophagales bacterium DNA encodes these proteins:
- the ggt gene encoding gamma-glutamyltransferase encodes MKKQLFSILLLVIAVTVQAQDRLTGQTFTTRSEVLAKNGMAATSQPLATQAALDILKKGGSAMDAAIAANAILGLVEPASCGIGGDIFAIVWDAKTEKLYGFNGSGRSPKSLDIAYFQDKGMKQIPLFGPLAVSTPGTVDGWFMMHEKFGKLPMIDILAPAIQYCREGFPVSEVIAYEMATNYQNKVDFPGFAETYLPNGRPPKKGEVFVNADLANTYEKIAKKGRDVFYKGEIARTIAAYMKKHGGFLSYEDLSSHTGNWVEPLSTNYRGYEVWELPPNGQGTAALQMLNILEGFDIKSMGFGSAAYLHVMTEAKKLAYEDRAKFYADPEFNKLPIETLISKDYATKRSKLIDPDQAARTYPAGDLEIETGNTTYLTVADKDGNMVSLIQSIYFEFASGMVPNGLGFVLQNRGQMFNVQDPTHANALEPGKRPFHTIIPAFITKDGKPWVSFGLMGGAVQPQGHAQIVVNLIDFGMNLQEAGDAPRMRHVGSSQPTGSVMTNGGTLNLESGFTYETIRELRKKGHRIGTGVGIYGGYQAIGVDLESKVYSGASESRKDGQAAGY; translated from the coding sequence ATGAAAAAGCAGCTTTTCTCAATTCTTCTGTTGGTTATTGCCGTCACTGTTCAGGCGCAGGATCGTCTGACCGGACAAACTTTCACCACACGATCTGAAGTGTTGGCTAAAAATGGCATGGCAGCCACCAGTCAGCCTTTGGCAACGCAGGCGGCACTGGATATTTTGAAAAAGGGAGGCTCGGCCATGGATGCGGCAATTGCCGCCAATGCAATACTCGGACTGGTAGAGCCGGCTAGCTGTGGGATAGGCGGAGATATTTTTGCCATCGTCTGGGATGCCAAGACGGAGAAACTGTACGGTTTCAATGGCAGCGGGAGATCTCCAAAATCGCTGGATATTGCTTACTTCCAGGACAAGGGCATGAAGCAGATCCCGCTCTTTGGTCCACTGGCAGTTTCTACTCCCGGCACGGTGGATGGGTGGTTCATGATGCATGAGAAATTTGGGAAGCTGCCCATGATCGATATTTTGGCCCCTGCCATTCAATACTGTCGAGAGGGTTTTCCGGTATCGGAAGTCATCGCCTACGAAATGGCGACCAACTATCAGAACAAAGTAGACTTCCCAGGCTTTGCTGAAACTTACCTGCCCAATGGCCGTCCTCCGAAAAAAGGAGAAGTATTTGTCAATGCAGACCTGGCCAATACCTATGAGAAGATCGCGAAGAAAGGAAGAGATGTCTTTTATAAAGGTGAAATTGCTCGTACGATCGCCGCTTATATGAAAAAGCATGGAGGGTTCCTGTCTTACGAGGACCTGTCCTCACACACCGGGAATTGGGTAGAGCCTCTGAGTACCAATTATAGAGGATATGAGGTGTGGGAGCTGCCACCAAATGGGCAAGGCACGGCCGCTTTGCAAATGCTCAACATCCTGGAAGGATTTGACATCAAAAGTATGGGATTCGGGAGTGCAGCATACCTGCATGTGATGACGGAGGCTAAAAAACTAGCCTATGAAGACCGAGCGAAGTTTTACGCTGATCCGGAGTTCAACAAACTTCCGATTGAAACACTGATTTCTAAAGATTACGCGACAAAGAGAAGCAAACTGATTGATCCTGATCAGGCGGCCAGGACCTATCCTGCAGGAGACCTGGAAATTGAGACAGGAAATACTACTTATCTGACGGTAGCGGATAAAGATGGGAACATGGTTTCCCTCATCCAAAGCATCTATTTTGAATTTGCGTCGGGCATGGTACCAAATGGACTAGGGTTCGTCTTGCAAAACCGTGGGCAAATGTTCAATGTACAGGACCCTACGCATGCCAATGCGCTGGAACCTGGGAAAAGGCCTTTTCATACGATCATTCCTGCGTTCATTACTAAGGATGGAAAACCATGGGTGAGTTTTGGACTGATGGGTGGTGCGGTCCAGCCACAGGGCCATGCACAGATCGTGGTGAATCTGATTGATTTTGGAATGAATTTGCAGGAAGCAGGTGATGCACCAAGAATGCGACATGTCGGCAGCTCACAACCCACAGGTTCGGTAATGACCAATGGAGGCACGCTCAACCTGGAGAGTGGGTTTACTTACGAAACCATCAGGGAGTTGCGAAAGAAAGGGCACCGAATCGGAACGGGCGTGGGTATCTATGGTGGTTACCAGGCGATAGGGGTGGATCTGGAATCTAAAGTATATTCCGGAGCTTCGGAATCCAGAAAAGACGGACAGGCAGCTGGATATTAA
- a CDS encoding T9SS type A sorting domain-containing protein: protein MGRTVLNQSVALQARQREVKVNVDRLDPGMYFMNLRIGGDQYQYRLIKN from the coding sequence ATGGGTAGAACAGTCCTGAATCAAAGCGTGGCGCTACAGGCAAGGCAGAGAGAGGTAAAAGTGAATGTAGACCGGTTAGATCCTGGCATGTATTTCATGAACTTACGCATTGGAGGAGACCAATATCAATATAGGTTGATCAAGAATTGA
- a CDS encoding M57 family metalloprotease: MKNVFKAMAIAMVASVVLYSCTSEEITSSEDISPAMMALITDAGFDVANQAPIVFEDGFLIEGDIYLTEGQLREMSHGHRIPVAEQYSTNNLVSTGGSRNITIYVPTGRRGFSAGMIAGFDEAISRYNAENLEITFSRTTNRNADISVSRLKRRDERQGILGSAGFPTNSGDPFGSIQMSGILESSFGLSTDGIATIFAHELGHCIGFRHTDYFDRSISCGGGTANEGDAGIGANLIPGTPAGASLAAASWMLACTDGSDRPFNNDDQTALDFLY; this comes from the coding sequence ATGAAAAATGTGTTTAAGGCCATGGCTATTGCTATGGTAGCCTCGGTTGTTTTGTACAGCTGTACTTCTGAAGAGATCACCAGCTCTGAGGACATTTCGCCTGCCATGATGGCGTTGATTACAGATGCTGGTTTTGATGTCGCAAACCAAGCGCCAATTGTATTCGAAGATGGGTTCCTGATCGAAGGTGATATTTACCTTACTGAGGGACAACTGAGAGAGATGTCTCACGGTCACAGAATTCCTGTAGCGGAGCAGTATTCTACGAACAATCTTGTGTCCACGGGTGGATCAAGAAACATCACGATTTACGTACCTACCGGTCGAAGAGGTTTCAGCGCCGGTATGATTGCAGGTTTTGATGAAGCGATTTCTCGTTACAATGCAGAGAACCTGGAAATTACTTTTAGTAGAACTACGAATAGAAATGCGGATATTTCTGTTTCTCGTTTGAAAAGAAGAGATGAAAGGCAAGGTATTTTAGGTTCTGCCGGATTCCCTACGAATTCTGGAGATCCTTTCGGATCTATCCAGATGAGCGGAATTTTGGAATCTTCCTTCGGATTGAGCACTGATGGTATTGCTACCATTTTTGCGCACGAGTTGGGCCACTGCATCGGATTCCGTCACACAGATTACTTCGACAGAAGCATTTCTTGTGGTGGAGGTACTGCTAATGAAGGTGATGCAGGTATTGGTGCAAATCTGATCCCTGGAACTCCTGCTGGCGCTTCTTTGGCAGCTGCATCATGGATGTTGGCTTGTACTGATGGAAGCGATCGTCCTTTCAACAACGATGACCAAACTGCATTAGACTTCTTGTACTAA
- a CDS encoding S8 family serine peptidase, with protein MRITLLIILIFLSINLAAQSPNVLNSSPLIPIANSPYLQLNKGELTSKYQVIRRLGNGEVIVRKKSAKKGGQSAGNSGINHEWKWGGFANELQEGFFYIRTAKSLSATNGIHEHWFDPDRSLSLVYGNIETLKEKVLPLPSVTFIQPANRTPKEESLQRLHNLGINGIRKTHQQYPNLNGASLIVSVKENALDTADLDLAGRASWDGLTSTVQVNHATNMATLIGGAANSGKAGEGVARATRFLSEDFSNLLPAPDQAFLNRNIALQNHSYGVGVENFYGVESVAFDQQALTLPTLLHVFSSGNLGALNSTGDYEDIVRYRTLTGSFKQAKNVLVVTGSDDLGEVADANSAGPAYDGRIKPELTAYGGSGTSDAAALVTGASLVLQELFEQLHDEYATIDLMKAILIASSKEVGAPGPDFLTGYGQMSLPRATDLIDSGHFIQDNLTTTNTSMNHTIDVPEGTAALKVVLSWIDPPANDADAYALVHDLNVRVSRAGTTWEPWVLDHRPDINLLSALAVPGNDTLNNVEMITIPSPASGSYSIAVSSSNLTTDQGFAIAYHISAADQFEWTYPTQLDAFTTGEEAFLYFDQTFSAPGTLEIRTLEGSWQSIAAIGTADQLVSYTPDLSGEVILRALFEGQEFLSDTFAIHPKIDLSVDLLCDEEMSLSWNDVGAPSYQLSRFDGSALVAVSEVQGLDTLIERSAFPGNQFTVTPLFNHVTGLSDETLNVNQQGAGCYLNRFLVSIDDQGAAQLTISLSTPEKITSLSVLRSDRQGVSVLLDVVPDQDSYIVIDPSPTPGRTIYQVMLSTSSRLEISSEEVEIFTTDDSQYILFPNPVYDGQLSLLSPTTDAIFQIVDSQARIVSNFLISAEAETFPVGELEGVYYFRIIKESEVVKTGRFVVGQ; from the coding sequence ATGCGAATTACGCTTCTCATCATCCTTATTTTCCTTTCAATTAATCTGGCTGCTCAATCCCCTAATGTACTGAACAGCAGCCCCTTAATCCCAATTGCAAACAGTCCATATTTGCAACTCAATAAGGGTGAACTTACCAGTAAATATCAGGTCATACGGAGACTGGGAAACGGGGAAGTAATTGTACGTAAAAAAAGTGCTAAAAAGGGGGGGCAATCAGCAGGTAATTCCGGTATTAACCACGAATGGAAATGGGGTGGTTTTGCAAACGAGTTGCAAGAAGGATTTTTCTACATCAGGACTGCAAAAAGCCTGAGCGCGACAAACGGCATTCACGAGCATTGGTTTGATCCTGACAGATCCTTATCACTGGTTTACGGTAACATCGAAACGCTCAAGGAAAAAGTTTTACCACTACCATCGGTTACGTTCATTCAGCCAGCCAATCGGACTCCAAAAGAAGAAAGCTTGCAACGCCTTCATAATCTTGGGATCAACGGCATCAGAAAAACACATCAACAATACCCTAATCTTAATGGAGCTTCGTTGATCGTCTCGGTAAAAGAAAATGCATTGGATACTGCCGACCTGGACCTGGCAGGACGCGCCTCCTGGGATGGTCTCACTTCCACAGTCCAGGTCAACCACGCTACCAACATGGCCACCCTCATCGGAGGTGCCGCCAATAGCGGAAAAGCCGGAGAAGGTGTGGCACGTGCGACCCGATTCCTTTCCGAGGACTTTTCTAATTTACTACCCGCCCCCGATCAGGCATTCCTCAACAGGAACATTGCCCTACAGAATCATTCTTACGGCGTAGGGGTTGAAAATTTCTATGGCGTCGAATCCGTAGCTTTTGATCAACAGGCACTCACACTCCCAACCCTGCTACATGTATTTTCTTCCGGCAACCTGGGTGCATTGAACAGCACCGGCGATTATGAAGACATTGTGCGGTACCGAACCCTCACAGGCAGCTTTAAACAAGCCAAAAACGTACTGGTGGTCACAGGGTCTGATGATCTGGGTGAGGTTGCGGACGCAAATTCCGCCGGACCTGCCTATGATGGGCGTATCAAACCTGAGTTAACCGCTTACGGAGGGAGTGGCACTTCCGATGCTGCTGCCTTGGTAACCGGGGCCAGCCTGGTCCTTCAGGAGCTTTTTGAGCAACTACACGACGAGTATGCAACCATCGATCTGATGAAGGCCATTCTGATTGCCTCCAGTAAAGAGGTTGGTGCTCCCGGCCCGGACTTCTTAACCGGATACGGGCAGATGTCTCTACCCAGAGCTACGGATCTGATTGATTCTGGTCATTTCATTCAGGATAATCTTACCACGACAAACACCTCAATGAATCATACCATCGATGTTCCCGAGGGGACTGCAGCACTGAAAGTGGTGCTCAGTTGGATCGATCCTCCTGCCAATGATGCGGATGCTTATGCCCTGGTCCATGACCTGAATGTGCGCGTTTCTCGCGCTGGTACCACCTGGGAACCCTGGGTATTGGATCATCGGCCGGACATCAATCTGCTATCCGCTCTTGCCGTTCCCGGAAACGACACCCTAAATAACGTTGAGATGATCACCATCCCATCCCCGGCTTCCGGAAGCTACTCCATTGCAGTATCCAGCAGCAACCTGACCACCGATCAGGGTTTTGCAATCGCCTATCATATCTCAGCAGCCGATCAATTTGAATGGACCTACCCTACCCAACTGGATGCTTTCACCACCGGAGAGGAAGCCTTCTTGTATTTTGATCAAACTTTTTCGGCACCCGGCACGCTGGAAATTCGAACGTTGGAAGGTTCCTGGCAATCAATTGCCGCTATCGGCACAGCTGACCAATTGGTCTCGTACACGCCAGACCTTTCGGGCGAAGTAATCTTACGCGCCCTATTTGAAGGTCAGGAGTTCCTCTCTGATACCTTCGCGATCCATCCCAAAATTGATTTGTCAGTCGACCTGCTTTGTGATGAAGAGATGTCTCTCAGTTGGAATGATGTCGGCGCTCCTTCATATCAGTTATCCCGATTTGATGGTAGCGCATTGGTTGCTGTTTCCGAAGTTCAGGGACTGGATACATTGATCGAGAGGTCTGCTTTCCCCGGGAATCAATTCACTGTCACACCTCTTTTCAATCATGTAACCGGACTATCTGATGAAACCCTCAACGTGAATCAACAGGGCGCTGGTTGCTACCTTAATCGTTTCCTTGTCTCTATCGATGATCAGGGAGCCGCACAATTGACCATATCGCTGAGTACTCCTGAAAAAATCACTTCTTTAAGCGTACTCCGTAGTGACAGGCAAGGTGTATCCGTCCTACTCGATGTGGTGCCTGACCAGGACAGCTACATCGTCATCGATCCCAGCCCTACTCCAGGAAGGACGATCTATCAGGTCATGCTCTCGACCAGCTCCAGACTTGAGATCAGCTCAGAGGAAGTGGAAATTTTCACCACTGATGATTCGCAATACATCCTTTTCCCAAACCCGGTATATGACGGCCAATTGTCCTTACTCAGCCCAACAACCGATGCCATCTTCCAAATTGTGGATTCTCAGGCCCGTATTGTCAGCAATTTCCTCATCAGTGCGGAAGCGGAAACTTTCCCAGTCGGTGAACTGGAAGGTGTCTACTATTTCCGAATCATCAAAGAGAGTGAAGTCGTTAAGACTGGCAGGTTTGTGGTAGGGCAATGA